Proteins encoded together in one Papaver somniferum cultivar HN1 unplaced genomic scaffold, ASM357369v1 unplaced-scaffold_117, whole genome shotgun sequence window:
- the LOC113329855 gene encoding S-norcoclaurine synthase 2-like produces the protein MRYEFVNEFEVDHASAADVWAIYSSPNFPTLTVQLVPNVLKSKDILEGDGHNVGTVLRVVLLPGHGLPVCKEKYVTVDHEKRFKEIQTIEGGYLELGCNFSMLSFEILAKEGNSCVIKTVTKYEIDDDLATSVSGHLHTYLDTCVTIARAVSKRIAEQGARAAN, from the exons ATGAGATACGAGTTTGTAAACGAGTTCGAGGTAGATCATGCTTCTGCAGCTGATGTTTGGGCAATCTATAGCTCCCCTAACTTCCCTACTTTAACCGTTCAACTAGTTCCAAATGTCCTAAAAAGCAAGGATATCCTAGAAGGTGATGGTCATAATGTTGGTACTGTTCTGCGTGTTGTGCTCCTTCCAG GACATGGTTTACCGGTGTGCAAGGAGAAATATGTAACTGTTGATCACGAAAAGCGTTTTAAGGAGATACAAACGATTGAAGGTGGATACTTGGAACTGGGATGTAATTTTTCCATGTTAAGCTTCGAGATACTAGCAAAGGAAGGAAATTCCTGCGTCATCAAGACAGTTACTAAGTACGAAATAGATGATGACCTAGCTACTAGTGTTTCTGGTCATCTTCACACCTATCTTGATACATGTGTTACCATAGCTCGAGCAGTTTCAAAACGTATTGCCGAGCAAGGCGCAAGAGCCGCTAATTAA